From the genome of Pelobates fuscus isolate aPelFus1 chromosome 6, aPelFus1.pri, whole genome shotgun sequence, one region includes:
- the LONRF1 gene encoding LON peptidase N-terminal domain and RING finger protein 1 gives MAVALGGSEAKLALKEALDSYSSPNGPRQLGALVDYLLRQYRAWSGSEPGAAAGPQTTLSCPGCDGFLRDPVSAQCGHAYCWPCLRGEPRTQCRLCRGDMGRPPRRTCVLLKQLADKWYPQPGGRSGQERAVTELLAAGEPHKALGAIQQAVRTDPNNLNLHIYRAEAYTALCEFGKAHEELDFVLSKQRNWPEVYFKKANILQVTGYMYESLTFYLQCLAVDEEFVWAKSEIEKILRDFLSPVPENVEGILKDLERTFLPNTPLKPFVLESDKEAPAYSLHPFSEQDAGISKSMSTFSRSDLQWPQSNHAVEISAKDESLKRVSSEPLLSSHNKGILLKRKFSLSEQDLNICQDGLKKHIKNGEASDEDMSFLLTDRTDPHTPVDVSDFECSLCMRLFYEPVTTPCGHTFCKKCLERCLDHTPHCPLCKETLTEYLSGRNYNVTYLVEALIKCYLPEELAERRRIHEEETNELSNLTKNVPMFVCTMAYPTVPCPLHVFEPRYRLMIRRCMETGTKQFGMCISDPEKSFADYGCMLQIRKVHFLPDGRSVVDTVGGKRFRVLKRGMKDGYCTADIEYLSDIQVAEEEELQQFRELHDAVYNQACRWFQNLRYRFRSQILHHFGSMPEREENIQAIPNGPAWCWWLLAVLPVDPRYQLSVLSMISLKDRLLKIQHILTYFSRDQSK, from the exons ATGGCGGTGGCCCTTGGAGGCAGTGAGGCCAAGCTGGCCCTGAAGGAAGCTCTAGACAGCTACTCGTCCCCCAACGGCCCGCGGCAGCTCGGGGCGCTGGTGGACTACCTGCTGCGGCAGTACCGGGCCTGGAGCGGGAGCGAGCCGGGGGCGGCGGCCGGCCCCCAGACCACCCTGAGCTGCCCGGGCTGTGACGGCTTCCTGCGGGACCCCGTGAGCGCCCAGTGCGGACACGCGTACTGCTGGCCCTGCCTGAGGGGGGAGCCCAGGACACAGTGCCGGCTGTGCCGGGGGGACATGGGCCGGCCGCCCCGCAGGACCTGCGTGCTGCTTAAACAGCTGGCTGACAAGTGGTACCCGCAGCCCGGGGGCCGGAGTGGACAGGAGCGGGCTGTTACCGAGCTGCTTGCGGCAGGAGAGCCCCACAAGGCGCTGGGAGCCATCCAACAGGCTGTGCGGACAG ATCCAAACAACTTGAACTTGCATATTTACAGAGCTGAAGCTTACACTGCACTATGTGAATTTGGGAAAGCTCATGAAGAGCTAGACTTTGTCCTTTCAAAGCAGCGAAACTGGCCAGAG GTTTACTTTAAGAAAGCAAACATTCTGCAAGTCACAGGTTATATGTATGAATCCTTGACCTTTTACCTGCAGTGCTTGGCAGTGGATGAAGAATTTGTTTGGGCCAAATCTGAGATTGAAAAg ATATTACGGGACTTCTTATCTCCTGTACCAGAGAATGTAGAAGGTATCCTGAAGGACCTTGAAAGAACTTTCTTGCCAAACACACCACTGAAGCCTTTTGTCCTGGAGTCTGATAAAGAAGCGCCTGCATATAGTTTACATCCTTTTTCGGAACAG GATGCAGGAATATCAAAATCAATGAGCACTTTCAGCAGAAGTGACCTGCAGTGGCCACAGTCGAATCATGCTGTAGAAATATCTGCCAAGGATGAAAGCTTGAAAAGGGTGTCGTCAGAACCCCTCTTATCCAGTCACAATAAGGGAATTTTGCTAAAGAGAAAATTCTCTCTGTCTGAACAAGATTTGAATATATGTCAAGATGGATTGAAGAAACATATCAAAAATGGGG AAGCATCGGATGAAGATATGTCCTTTTTGCTTACTGATCGAACCGACCCACATACCCCTGTGGATGTTTCTGATTTTGAGTGCTCCCTATGTATGAG attattctATGAACCAGTGACCACACCATGTGGACATACCTTTTGCAAGAAATGTTTGGAACGCTGTTTAGATCACACACCCCATTGTCCTTTATGCAAGGAAACTTTGACAGAG TATCTATCAGGCAGAAATTACAATGTTACTTACTTGGTGGAAGCTCTTATTAAGTGTTATCTCCCCGAAGAGTTGGCAGAGAGGAGAAGGATTCATGAAGAAGAAACAAATGAGCTATCAAA cttaacaaaaaatgtgcctaTGTTTGTCTGTACAATGGCATATCCTACAGTGCCTTGTCCTCTCCATGTATTTGAGCCTCGATACAGACTGATGATCAGAAGGTGTATGGAAACCGGTACCAAGCAATTTGGAATGTGCATAAGTGACCCAGAAAAGAG TTTTGCAGATTATGGGTGTATGCTGCAAATACGAAAAGTTCATTTCTTACCTGATGGCCGTTCCGTGGTGGATACAGTTGGTGGAAAACGATTTCGCGTTTTGAAAAGGGGAATGAAAGATGGTTATTGCACGGCTGACATTGAATACTTGTCAGACATTCAG GTTGCGGAAGAAGAGGAGTTGCAGCAGTTCAGAGAACTCCATGATGCTGTATACAATCAGGCCTGTCGCTGGTTCCAAAATTTAAGATACAGATTTCGCAGCCAAATTCTGCATCACTTTGGTTCCATGCCAGAAAGGGAAGAAAATATACAG GCAATTCCAAATGGACCTGCGTGGTGCTGGTGGCTGCTTGCTGTTTTACCTGTGGACCCCAGGTACCAGCTGTCCGTACTTTCTATGATCTCTCTCAAGGATCGGCTCCTGAAAATCCAGCACATATTGACGTATTTTTCTAGAGATCAGTCCAAATGA